In Hippoglossus hippoglossus isolate fHipHip1 chromosome 24, fHipHip1.pri, whole genome shotgun sequence, a single genomic region encodes these proteins:
- the ttbk2b gene encoding tau-tubulin kinase 2b isoform X2: MSGAAEHADILSVADVVRDRWKVARKIGGGGFGEIYEVLDQLSQATVALKVESAQQPKQVLKMEVAVLKKLQGKDHVCRFVGCGRNDRFNYVVMELQGRNLADLRRTMSRGTFSVSTTLRLGRQILEAIESIHSVGFLHRDIKPSNFAMGRLASTCRCCYMLDFGLARQFTNSSQEVRPPRPVAGFRGTVRYASINAHKNKEMGRHDDLWSLFYMLVEFMVGQLPWRKIKDKEQVGNLKETYDHRLMLKHLPSEFTAFLDHILTLDYFTKPDYQLLMSIFDNAMKSHNVLENDPYDWEKCDSGDMLSITGTATTAQQLTRLTPAYMGMANASVLPGELQRENTEDVLLGERLSDADNCPPIPTPTTPGADVWEEMDRNLNHKHAQQIIRKVVSEDEHSQNQGNQSPNTGSVQSSPRRVRSETMFLERAAPLLRRIRHSQSLAFEKRLAPEPKPTIERFLEAYLGKQRSSLSQVGEKSIPEQPHRQQTPEEHSGTGTPDPEEGAASSGFVAVNLSPVPQEGDSQEWVMLELEQGSGSRPSAEAPHEDKSAETKNQDGQSAAVPTSPVLSQMAMPGTWLLGHRRLPGMLGQMPSVIMGRPQMDQSSSCGPQSPVHERRDAIPMEAPSSKSDRLPEEILKDGGRLELAPVPSPAKGPAAHLTNDRDPESDSGLPDRSSEPNQQPQADTIGGAMESTVTVSSSPPPALLRQRDSPLSPKLSRIPVRDPSAPLDSASRDLNMERRHRWSSPVPGSPTHSPSPSLSCDNLPCALLRDRLWSERGSRSDCGGEDPLSLSSSSGSKSKIPRPVSANFIPELLTSRFLPRPPPGKPPIRPCTDNRRRLRVRASSTSDADFLASLTQLMQDRSGMLFSPPPRPRSSSSSLQRSLSSSPSRQELREGVALQGRSRSPSSLSGSPPPRHLQDGSSGQPQWGLSARGGRRLILESKGSGKVNR; the protein is encoded by the exons ATGAGTGGGGCTGCAGAGCACGCTGACATCCTGTCAGTGGCAGACGTGGTCAGAGACAGATGGAAAGTG GCGAGGAAGATAGGTGGAGGGGGGTTCGGGGAGATCTACGAGGTGTTGGATCAGCTGAGCCAGGCCACGGTCGCCTTGAAGGTGGAGTCGGCTCAGCAGCCCAAACAGGTGCTGAAGATGGAGGTGGCCGTGCTGAAGAAGCTGCAGG GCAAAGACCACGTGTGTCGCTTCGTTGGCTGTGGCAGAAATGATCGCTTCAACTatgtggtgatggaacttcag GGGAGGAACCTGGCAGATCTACGCAGGACCATGAGCCGCGGCACCTTCTCTGTCTCCACCACCTTGAGACTCGGCAGGCAGATTCTAGAGGCCATCGAGAGCATCCATTCTGTCGGCTTCCTGCACCGTGACATTAAACCA TCTAACTTTGCTATGGGAAGACTAGCCAGTACCTGCAGATGCTGCTACATGCTTGACTTTGGTTTGGCCCGTCAGTTCACCAACTCCAGCCAGGAAGTCCGTCCA CCTCGTCCTGTGGCAGGATTTCGAGGAACTGTGCGATATGCATCAATCAATGCTCATAAGAATAAG GAAATGGGTCGGCATGACGACCTGTGGTCCCTCTTCTACATGCTGGTTGAATTCATGGTCGGTCAGCTTCCATGGAGGAAAATCAAAGACAAA GAACAAGTAGGAAATCTTAAAGAGACGTACGACCACCGACTCATGCTTAAGCACCTTCCCTCAGAGTTCACTGCTTTCCTGGATCATATCTTGACCTTGGACTATTTCACTAAGCCCGACTATCAA CTTCTGATGTCAATTTTTGACAACGCTATGAAGAGCCACAACGTGCTGGAGAATGACCCGTACGACTGGGAGAAATGTGATTCGGGGGATATGCTGTCCATCACTGGCACAGCAACCACCGCTCAGCAGCTCACTCGTCTAACACCAGCGTACATGGG caTGGCCAATGCCTCAGTGCTGCCAGGCGAGCTGCAGCGGGAGAACACAGAGGATGTCCTACTAGGGGAACGCCTCAGTGATGCTGACAACTGTCCCCCCATCCCCACACCGACCACCCCTGGTGCAGACGTGTGGGAAGAGATGGACCGGAACCTAAACCATAAACATGCCCAGCAGATCATCAGGAAG GTGGTGAGTGAGGACGAACACAGTCAGAACCAAGGGAACCAGAGTCCCAACACCGGTTCTGTACAGAGTTCTCCTCGACGGGTACGATCGGAAACCATGTTCCTGGAACGAGCGGCACCGCTTCTACGGCGGATAAGACACAGTCAGAGCTTGGCGTTCGAAAAGAGGCTCGCACCCGAACCCAAGCCTACGATTGAACGCTTCCTCGAGGCCTA CCTCGGCAAGCAGCGATCGTCCCTTTCTCAAGTTGGAGAGAAATCTATCCCTGAGCAGCCACACAGGCAGCAGACGCCCGAGGAACACTCTGGCACAGGGACCCCCGACCCAGAGGAGGGCGCAGCGAGCAGTGGCTTTGTGGCCGTGAACCTCAGTCCTGTGCCCCAGGAGGGAGACTCTCAGGAGTGGGTgatgctggagctggagcaagGCAGCGGAAGCAGACCTTCAGCAGAAGCGCCGCATGAGGACAAGTCCGCCGAGACTAAGAACCAGGATGGCCAGTCCGCTGCAGTGCCGACCAGCCCCGTCCTGTCTCAGATGGCCATGCCTGGCACATGGCTACTGGGCCACAGGAGGCTGCCAGGCATGCTGGGACAAATGCCTTCAGTCATCATGGGAAGACCTCAGATGGACCAG TCCTCCAGCTGTGGGCCCCAGTCGCCTGTACACGAGAGGAGGGATGCAATACCGATGGAGGCTCCATCCAGTAAATCTGACAGACTCCCAGAGGAAATTTtaaaggatggagggaggttGGAGTTAGCTCCAGTGCCAAGCCCAGCCAAAGGCCCCGCAGCTCATCTGACCAATGACAGAGACCCAGAGAGTGACTCTGGTCTGCCCGATCGCTCCTCAGAGCCCAATCAGCAGCCCCAAGCTGACACTATAGGGGGCGCTATGGAGAGCACCGTCACAGTCTCCTCCTCGCCACCCCCAGCTTTGCTCAGGCAAAGAGACTCCCCCTTGTCGCCAAAACTGAGCCGGATCCCGGTACGAGACCCCAGTGCCCCCCTGGACTCTGCGAGCAGGGACCTCAACATGGAGAGGCGTCATCGCTGGAGCAGCCCAGTCCCCGGCTCCCCCACCCActccccctctccatctctgtcctgCGACAACCTGCCCTGCGCTCTGCTCAGAGACAGGCTCTGGTCAGAGCGAGGCTCGAGGTCCGACTGCGGAGGAGAAgaccccctctctctgtcctcctcatCAGGGAGTAAAAGTAAGATCCCACGGCCGGTGAGCGCCAACTTCATACCCGAGCTGCTCACAAGCAGATTCCTGCCTCGGCCGCCTCCTGGAAAACCACCCATCCGTCCGTGTACGGACAACAG GCGGAGGCTAAGAGTGCGCGCCAGCAGCACCAGTGACGCAGACTTCCTCGCCAGCCTGACCCAGCTGATGCAGGACCGCAGCGGGATGCTCTTCAGCCCTCCTCCACGCCCtcgcagctcctcctcctccctgcagcgCTCGCTAAGCTCCTCCCCCTCCCGCCAGGAACTCCGCGAGGGCGTAGCACTGCAGGGGCGCAGCCGCTCTCCCTCCAGCTTGTCCGGATCACCACCTCCTCGGCACCTGCAAGACGGGTCCAGCGGGCAGCCTCAGTGGGGCCTCAGCGCCAGGGGGGGAAGGCGCCTGATCCTCGAGAGCAAAGGTTCTGGGAAAGTGAATCGATGA
- the churc1 gene encoding protein Churchill: protein MCNGCVHKEYPDRGNTCLENGSYLMNYLCCASCHQRDFVLISNKATEDEDGEEIVTYDHVCKNCDHVIARHEYTFSVVDEYQEYTMLCMLCGKAEDSISVLPDDPRQSAPLF, encoded by the exons ATGTGTAACGGCTGCGTGCACAAAGAATACCCGGACAGG GGGAACACCTGTCTGGAGAATGGCTCCTACCTGATGAACTACCTGTGCTGTGCCAGCTGCCACCAGAGGGACTTTGTGCTGATCAGTAATAAAGCCACAGAGGATGAGGACGGAGAGGAGATCGTCACATATGACC ATGTTTGTAAAAACTGCGACCACGTCATCGCCCGACACGAATATACTTTCTCTGTCGTTGATGAATATCAG GAGTACACTATGCTGTGCATGCTGTGTGGAAAGGCAGAGGACTCCATCAGTGTGTTGCCAGATGACCCCCGACAGTCCGCTCCGCTCTTCTAG
- the ttbk2b gene encoding tau-tubulin kinase 2b isoform X1: protein MSGAAEHADILSVADVVRDRWKVARKIGGGGFGEIYEVLDQLSQATVALKVESAQQPKQVLKMEVAVLKKLQGKDHVCRFVGCGRNDRFNYVVMELQGRNLADLRRTMSRGTFSVSTTLRLGRQILEAIESIHSVGFLHRDIKPSNFAMGRLASTCRCCYMLDFGLARQFTNSSQEVRPPRPVAGFRGTVRYASINAHKNKEMGRHDDLWSLFYMLVEFMVGQLPWRKIKDKEQVGNLKETYDHRLMLKHLPSEFTAFLDHILTLDYFTKPDYQLLMSIFDNAMKSHNVLENDPYDWEKCDSGDMLSITGTATTAQQLTRLTPAYMGMANASVLPGELQRENTEDVLLGERLSDADNCPPIPTPTTPGADVWEEMDRNLNHKHAQQIIRKVVSEDEHSQNQGNQSPNTGSVQSSPRRVRSETMFLERAAPLLRRIRHSQSLAFEKRLAPEPKPTIERFLEAYLGKQRSSLSQVGEKSIPEQPHRQQTPEEHSGTGTPDPEEGAASSGFVAVNLSPVPQEGDSQEWVMLELEQGSGSRPSAEAPHEDKSAETKNQDGQSAAVPTSPVLSQMAMPGTWLLGHRRLPGMLGQMPSVIMGRPQMDQSSSCGPQSPVHERRDAIPMEAPSSKSDRLPEEILKDGGRLELAPVPSPAKGPAAHLTNDRDPESDSGLPDRSSEPNQQPQADTIGGAMESTVTVSSSPPPALLRQRDSPLSPKLSRIPVRDPSAPLDSASRDLNMERRHRWSSPVPGSPTHSPSPSLSCDNLPCALLRDRLWSERGSRSDCGGEDPLSLSSSSGSKSKIPRPVSANFIPELLTSRFLPRPPPGKPPIRPCTDNRRRRLRVRASSTSDADFLASLTQLMQDRSGMLFSPPPRPRSSSSSLQRSLSSSPSRQELREGVALQGRSRSPSSLSGSPPPRHLQDGSSGQPQWGLSARGGRRLILESKGSGKVNR from the exons ATGAGTGGGGCTGCAGAGCACGCTGACATCCTGTCAGTGGCAGACGTGGTCAGAGACAGATGGAAAGTG GCGAGGAAGATAGGTGGAGGGGGGTTCGGGGAGATCTACGAGGTGTTGGATCAGCTGAGCCAGGCCACGGTCGCCTTGAAGGTGGAGTCGGCTCAGCAGCCCAAACAGGTGCTGAAGATGGAGGTGGCCGTGCTGAAGAAGCTGCAGG GCAAAGACCACGTGTGTCGCTTCGTTGGCTGTGGCAGAAATGATCGCTTCAACTatgtggtgatggaacttcag GGGAGGAACCTGGCAGATCTACGCAGGACCATGAGCCGCGGCACCTTCTCTGTCTCCACCACCTTGAGACTCGGCAGGCAGATTCTAGAGGCCATCGAGAGCATCCATTCTGTCGGCTTCCTGCACCGTGACATTAAACCA TCTAACTTTGCTATGGGAAGACTAGCCAGTACCTGCAGATGCTGCTACATGCTTGACTTTGGTTTGGCCCGTCAGTTCACCAACTCCAGCCAGGAAGTCCGTCCA CCTCGTCCTGTGGCAGGATTTCGAGGAACTGTGCGATATGCATCAATCAATGCTCATAAGAATAAG GAAATGGGTCGGCATGACGACCTGTGGTCCCTCTTCTACATGCTGGTTGAATTCATGGTCGGTCAGCTTCCATGGAGGAAAATCAAAGACAAA GAACAAGTAGGAAATCTTAAAGAGACGTACGACCACCGACTCATGCTTAAGCACCTTCCCTCAGAGTTCACTGCTTTCCTGGATCATATCTTGACCTTGGACTATTTCACTAAGCCCGACTATCAA CTTCTGATGTCAATTTTTGACAACGCTATGAAGAGCCACAACGTGCTGGAGAATGACCCGTACGACTGGGAGAAATGTGATTCGGGGGATATGCTGTCCATCACTGGCACAGCAACCACCGCTCAGCAGCTCACTCGTCTAACACCAGCGTACATGGG caTGGCCAATGCCTCAGTGCTGCCAGGCGAGCTGCAGCGGGAGAACACAGAGGATGTCCTACTAGGGGAACGCCTCAGTGATGCTGACAACTGTCCCCCCATCCCCACACCGACCACCCCTGGTGCAGACGTGTGGGAAGAGATGGACCGGAACCTAAACCATAAACATGCCCAGCAGATCATCAGGAAG GTGGTGAGTGAGGACGAACACAGTCAGAACCAAGGGAACCAGAGTCCCAACACCGGTTCTGTACAGAGTTCTCCTCGACGGGTACGATCGGAAACCATGTTCCTGGAACGAGCGGCACCGCTTCTACGGCGGATAAGACACAGTCAGAGCTTGGCGTTCGAAAAGAGGCTCGCACCCGAACCCAAGCCTACGATTGAACGCTTCCTCGAGGCCTA CCTCGGCAAGCAGCGATCGTCCCTTTCTCAAGTTGGAGAGAAATCTATCCCTGAGCAGCCACACAGGCAGCAGACGCCCGAGGAACACTCTGGCACAGGGACCCCCGACCCAGAGGAGGGCGCAGCGAGCAGTGGCTTTGTGGCCGTGAACCTCAGTCCTGTGCCCCAGGAGGGAGACTCTCAGGAGTGGGTgatgctggagctggagcaagGCAGCGGAAGCAGACCTTCAGCAGAAGCGCCGCATGAGGACAAGTCCGCCGAGACTAAGAACCAGGATGGCCAGTCCGCTGCAGTGCCGACCAGCCCCGTCCTGTCTCAGATGGCCATGCCTGGCACATGGCTACTGGGCCACAGGAGGCTGCCAGGCATGCTGGGACAAATGCCTTCAGTCATCATGGGAAGACCTCAGATGGACCAG TCCTCCAGCTGTGGGCCCCAGTCGCCTGTACACGAGAGGAGGGATGCAATACCGATGGAGGCTCCATCCAGTAAATCTGACAGACTCCCAGAGGAAATTTtaaaggatggagggaggttGGAGTTAGCTCCAGTGCCAAGCCCAGCCAAAGGCCCCGCAGCTCATCTGACCAATGACAGAGACCCAGAGAGTGACTCTGGTCTGCCCGATCGCTCCTCAGAGCCCAATCAGCAGCCCCAAGCTGACACTATAGGGGGCGCTATGGAGAGCACCGTCACAGTCTCCTCCTCGCCACCCCCAGCTTTGCTCAGGCAAAGAGACTCCCCCTTGTCGCCAAAACTGAGCCGGATCCCGGTACGAGACCCCAGTGCCCCCCTGGACTCTGCGAGCAGGGACCTCAACATGGAGAGGCGTCATCGCTGGAGCAGCCCAGTCCCCGGCTCCCCCACCCActccccctctccatctctgtcctgCGACAACCTGCCCTGCGCTCTGCTCAGAGACAGGCTCTGGTCAGAGCGAGGCTCGAGGTCCGACTGCGGAGGAGAAgaccccctctctctgtcctcctcatCAGGGAGTAAAAGTAAGATCCCACGGCCGGTGAGCGCCAACTTCATACCCGAGCTGCTCACAAGCAGATTCCTGCCTCGGCCGCCTCCTGGAAAACCACCCATCCGTCCGTGTACGGACAACAG AAGGCGGAGGCTAAGAGTGCGCGCCAGCAGCACCAGTGACGCAGACTTCCTCGCCAGCCTGACCCAGCTGATGCAGGACCGCAGCGGGATGCTCTTCAGCCCTCCTCCACGCCCtcgcagctcctcctcctccctgcagcgCTCGCTAAGCTCCTCCCCCTCCCGCCAGGAACTCCGCGAGGGCGTAGCACTGCAGGGGCGCAGCCGCTCTCCCTCCAGCTTGTCCGGATCACCACCTCCTCGGCACCTGCAAGACGGGTCCAGCGGGCAGCCTCAGTGGGGCCTCAGCGCCAGGGGGGGAAGGCGCCTGATCCTCGAGAGCAAAGGTTCTGGGAAAGTGAATCGATGA